In the genome of Cryptococcus neoformans var. neoformans B-3501A chromosome 5, whole genome shotgun sequence, the window GCCATTACACAGTCAGAAAGTCTCCATATCTTGTCTCGCTCGTGTTGTTACTCGCAGCAACATCTCTCACTTTGTTGAACATCTATGTGCGTGCCGACATTGCCTTACGATGGTGGGAGGCGTTCTCGAAGATGGATGTCTGACCAAAAATGACGTACAGGTACCCAGACTCATCCATGTCAAGGGGCGAAATCCAGGACCGACCACATTCGAAACGAGGTAAGTCTGGACGCAAATACATGCTACGCATCAGCAAGCACTGCAAAATTGTTGACCATGATAAATGGACCCCTACAGGTATGGCCTTTACAAACGGTAGGTTGTGAATTATCTCATTCGCCACTTCGCACCACGTTCGGCCGATGGCTGACCCGCAGCCTGTTTTCCCAAGCTGCACTCGCTCTCTAGCTGTACCAAACTCGACGCTTGCTTTCCTCGAATCAGCCCACCCTCTTCCCACTGCGGTTGATCTGCCGTTGGTGGATATTTTTGGTATCGAGGGACCTACTGGCGACCCTTCGAAAGGCGCTGGGAATCAGTGGGTCTGTCAGAATTTCCCTACCAGGTCAGAGTGTCAGCAATTTGGCGAGAAGTTTTGTGTTCTCTGGTCAACATCCGGCTACGCAGCTCAGCTTTCTCTTGTGCCATGCCTTGCCAGCTTGATCAGCCtacttttcatctttttgCACAGGGGTTAGTTCATCCTTGTTTCCGTGTCCGATTTGCGTCAGCTGACAATCGGGGGAATGATAGGAGAGCGTACGGCCAGAGCTAAAGCTCGTCGCCAGCAATGGAAGCTCGTCTCGGGCACCATGCTCATCCACTGCCTTTTGCAAGTGTTATCCATCGCCTTGATTTTGCACGTTTTCAGGACCGATGCTAGGTTCGAGAGTAAAGGCAGTCATTTGGGTAAGCGTCCCATCCACATctatcctttttttttttccaagTCGCTCACAGCTTTTCAGACCATTCATTCAATTTCGGAGTCGCCTCAGCCGTTGTCTCTCTCACacaagctcttcttttgaCGTTCACGGGTCTTGCAGCTCGTACGTTTCCTACTCTTTTTATATGCTGCATCATTCTCcgctttccctcttccatgAACTGACACAAGCGCAGGCGCGGGCAAACCTTGGGCAGCAGGCCAGTCCGCACTCAAATCACGTAATCACCGCCGTACCCGTTCCGGACGAGTTGTCCTTGTCCCCGAGGGTACCCATGTCCCGCCACACGAGGCTGTTACTGTTGGTGAGGTACGGGCCGTCCAGGAAGTTGGTGAACCGAATGAAAGCACGGGGTTGCTGGACGGACATGAAGAGAGTGTGGCGGGTGGTGGGAGCCAAAGAGCGACCGATACCGTTTGATGTCATTTTTGAAATGTCAAGGAAAATGTGGAATGGGAGGGCCAGAGACCTTGTTTAGAGTCGAAAATAATGGTTCGAAAATGATTTGTGGACTGTAGCAAAAAATGTTTCAAAAAATAGCTCCCTTAATGTATCTAGACGTATTCCTCTTTATAACTGATCGTGATCCACTTCGAAATGGCAGTGTTATCTGTACAAGTCTAGCAGCCCAGCATGGAAAGTAATTTTGTACATATAGATGTTTATGGCCAGCCACACAGAGTAACATGCACAACGATACGGATCCTAGAGACAGAAAGAAAGAGTAAAAGAGAACAGGAGATACTAGGTACCAAAAGATGATCCCTGTCAAACCATATGGGCGACAAAAAAGTCCTGGGAATTAGGAATAGCAATAACTGGAAAATacgaaaggaaaaggccaCGAAACAACGAAAAtgggagaaaaaaatggtGAACAGCAGATGCGATGATGAATATGTGGAAATTGTTGTTGGGCGATTGGGCAGTCATAAGTGTATTAGTGTCGGTTGGTATCATTATGTACATTTGATTTAGGATCGATCTGAAGAATCTGCAAAGTAGATTAGACTTTTTCCAGACATGCGATCAAGAGTACACTCACTAAGCAAAGTAGTGAGTATAAATACGTGACTCGGGATGGATAGGCATCTCAAGCTTGAACGCGTTCAACCTGATCTCAAGATCAGCTCCATGTGTCACAAATCCTACGCCAGTTAACAGAGAACTCACTCTTGCTTGATGGCCATAGCCAGCTCGGGTGTCAATCGGTTACATGTAGCCGGTTCGCTCCTCCTATCATAGGTCAAGCAGTCATATGTAGTATACACTGCGCATTCCGGCGCCCACAATaacctctttcttccagGAGCAGTCATGCTTCTTGGAGGTGCATGGTGGGTGGAAGGTGTCATGAAAGATAACGTCGGAGCAGAGGTGTTTTGGACGGGGAGCTGGTACATCCTTTCCGGAGCAGGAGAGACCTGTTCAGGACTGGAAGttggaagggatgggtTTTTGGAATCGTCACTGGGATGCAAGAGCTGCTCAAGGCCATCAAGGCGTGCAGGAtcggaaggaggaaggcgagCCAAAGGTCCTGGCTTGGCAGAAATGGCTTCGTGGGTAGAGTTGGATCTCGGTCGATTGTTcgtttcttcatcctgcGAAGAATAGGACGACGACTCTGTGATTTTCAAATCAGTCAAGATGATCCTTCACAGTACAATACAGACTTACGCTTCAAGATCCCTTTCTTCGGCACCGCATTCTTATCAATGTACGCATTACCCCAAGTAGCCTTGAACTCTGCATCAGCTTCGTCGGATAACCTTGTCCTTCCCATCGTCATCGTGAGATCTTCCATTGTATCGCCTTCATCAGAGGAATCATCCTCGCTATCATACTCGTGCTCGGTCACCGCGACGGCATGTACGAGGGTAGGTGTCTGTCTAGGCTGAACGTGAACGACTTCAGGCCCTAGATTGGGACCTTCGTGAGGTACAGCAGCAGTGACGCTTTCTATGTCCCCCACAACATCCTGGTTGGGTGTAGACTTGGCTGCGACATTGTCGTTTTGCCTTTGAGCGGCTTCGGCGCGAGAGCGGAGGGTATACTGTCGGGCAAGCTTGGCAGCAGGAGTTAGACCAGCAAGGGCACGGTCCTCTTCGTCATTAATGAGACGTTCAGGCTCAGCAGTAGCGTGGCTGATAGCAGCGGGTGCAGCTTCGCCCTTGCTTTtactctttttctttttttcttttttaaTCTTCTTGACTTCTTTCTGGGGTAATCcggcatcctcatccttggGCTTTTCTTTGAAAATTCTGGAAATACCCATCAaacttcatcatcgtcagctGACAGTATCTAACCTCTTCAGGACTTGCACTCACCTATTCCTTTTCGCCAACTTTCCAATACTCCCCATTTTCCTGATCATCATACTGGCAGAAGAAACCGTCGAGCTCAAAGAAATGTTATCTGTCGACATATTCTTCATCCTAAACAgacttctctttcccttgctCTTCGTCTCATCCCCGATCGTTGCTGTTCGTTCTGTTCGTTCCGTGCCGGCCAAGCTGACTTCGCTTCCCGCAGCAGCAACATTCGCAAAAGGCGCAGAAGGCGCAGGCAAATCGTGAGGGGGTGTTACAGGAGGAGTAGCAGATCTAGTAGATGTTTCAGAAGGCGATGAAAAAGTCTGAGGAGGGAGTGAGCGTTTGACAGGGGAAACAAATTTCTTTTGCTCCTTCAGATTCTTTTCCGATTTATTGAATATCTTGCTCTTAAGGCCAGACTTGCTGCCTTTTTCTACAGTTTCAGGCGTTGTAGAGTTAGATAATGGAGATGGACGGGCGTTGGTGGCGTTCGTGATAGGACCAGGATATAAGGGAGTCGCTGCACGGACGGTAGGAGgcttggaagaagcagcagagGATGAGCGAGAGGACGGGCTGTTTTCACGATCAGATCTATCACTCGAGTGGGAGTTCCTCCGCATTTCAGTGTTCAAACGTGCAGGCGGAACAAAAGAAGCTACTGAAGGGTCAAGCTCTGATGTAGGAACCGTGGGTGGGTTGAGAGTGCTAGGAGTAGAAACAGGAAATGTCCGTTGATCCGTCGCATCGGGCGCTGACGGTGATCtagggagggaagatggttgCGGATCTGCTTTGCTAGGCATAGAAGCCGAGCGCACCTGTTCACGGGATGCAACACGAGACGGTCCTCGTTTGTAATGGTGGAatggttgttgttgttgtcctTTGCCGTGCGGCTTATTCTGCCCTTGTGAAGCAGCGTACGATGGGTCAAAATAACCTTCACTCATACTGCCGCGTCTCTCATACTCTGCAGAAGCAGGAGGGGTGGGTACTGTTTGATGAGCTCCTGTTACAGATGCCATCATCATATGCTGATAAGCATTTGCCCACGCCGCAAAGTCTGCTTGGGACTGTTGAAACTGTTGGAAACCAGGTTGGCCGGAATAGCCGTGGAATGGAGGGGTGTGGAATGCAGAAGCGGGAATGGCGGCGGTAGTCCAAGATTGTGGCTGAACCGAATAAAACTGTTGTTGAGGAAAGCAACCAGGATACGATTGGTTGTAGGGAGAGGCTTCAGAATCACCAGAACCGGAACGATTGTGTGGTGCAGGATCGCTAAAAGGTGTAGCTGATCGGGATCGACTTTGGTCGAAAGACGGTGTACGGTCCATGGAAGGGCGGTGGACTACGGTA includes:
- a CDS encoding hypothetical protein (Match to EST gb|CF192552.1|CF192552) — its product is MPLTVNEPHHHRIKRHYTVRKSPYLVSLVLLLAATSLTLLNIYVPRLIHVKGRNPGPTTFETRYGLYKRCTRSLAVPNSTLAFLESAHPLPTAVDLPLVDIFGIEGPTGDPSKGAGNQWVCQNFPTRSECQQFGEKFCVLWSTSGYAAQLSLVPCLASLISLLFIFLHRGERTARAKARRQQWKLVSGTMLIHCLLQVLSIALILHVFRTDARFESKGSHLDHSFNFGVASAVVSLTQALLLTFTGLAARAGKPWAAGQSALKSRNHRRTRSGRVVLVPEGTHVPPHEAVTVGEVRAVQEVGEPNESTGLLDGHEESVAGGGSQRATDTV